Genomic DNA from uncultured Methanospirillum sp.:
ACGGGCAATTGCAGCACGTTGAAGTTCTCCCCCTGATAACTGGTGAGGATACCTGTTCACATATTCAGGATCCAACCCGGTCTGTTGTAATAAATCTGTTAATAATTCTTCTTTCGACTGAAGGTGGAACGATTCAGGGTGCAGACGATAGGGTTCAAGGATCGAGCGGCTGACTTTCCACCGGGGGTTGAATGCATCTTCCGGATGCTGAGGGATGAGCTGCATCTTTCTTCGAAATGGGATCAATTCGGAATGGTTCTTATGGGTAATACTGACACCGTTATAGATGATATCCCCTTCAGTTGGCTGAATGAGAAGCAGAAGGACCCTTCCGAGTGTTGTCTTTCCACTCCCACTCTCGCCGACAAGCACATACGTCTCCCCCCGCTGAATCGATATATCAACACCATTAACTGCGTACGTTCTTCTCCTGGAAACTATGCCAGATTCGTACTGTTTAATCAACCCGGTTCCACGTATCATGCTTGATGCATCTGACATATCCATCTCCTGAA
This window encodes:
- a CDS encoding ABC transporter ATP-binding protein; translation: MSDASSMIRGTGLIKQYESGIVSRRRTYAVNGVDISIQRGETYVLVGESGSGKTTLGRVLLLLIQPTEGDIIYNGVSITHKNHSELIPFRRKMQLIPQHPEDAFNPRWKVSRSILEPYRLHPESFHLQSKEELLTDLLQQTGLDPEYVNRYPHQLSGGELQRAAIARVIALKPEFIVCDEPTSMLDVSVQASIVHVLKEIQKKDGVGLLFITHDIQLAMVVGDRIGVMYKGLIVEEGSDILKSPLHPYTQALTKSFLSEGKPDEAHYESGCQWRSVCPQTDDLCHTMPTLQAYGPLKIRCHHPARYCNIR